The following DNA comes from Vespula pensylvanica isolate Volc-1 chromosome 5, ASM1446617v1, whole genome shotgun sequence.
TCTGCTTCGGTTCTACCAAGTactgaaatatttcatcggTCAATAAATGTATCGTAAtggaatttatattttcaatatatacgctattttttttttctattattattattattattgaaaatatctttgatatCTCTACgtgagaataaataatatcgcgTTATACGTAttctctatttaaaaaaaaatctttgataaCTTGTATCTAAATAAGTGAAGATATCCAATggtatttttcattattgaaaatattttgctttttatatctaaataaacgGACGCATACGTGGGGTATATTTTtgcctttccttttttctttctcttcgttttcttttcctttctttttcctatttctttatttttttatttttttttttctatattttcttttttctttttttttttttttttttttttattattattattatttttcttctttacatcGAGAATTTGTGATATTTTGTATCTAAATGAATAACACTACATCGGCTATTTTGAAACACTTTTTAGTATTTCGTGTCTAGATAAACAACACtggtatttttttatatcgaaaattccgatattatttattggcCCAGCCAATggtaacaaaatatttcgtctctctctccctctttctttttttattttattttttttttctctctcctttttcttcgacatCCTTCGAACCAGCACGACCCCACTCTCGCAACCCCacttaatatttctaatatattcaaataaatttattcgacgaatcgattaaaattattcctcaccaaattctttctttatcaagTCTGCCTCCTTCATAGAAATGTCCTCCTTCAATTGTTCAATCTGTTGATTCGTGATTTGTAGTTTGCTTTTAAGTTCCTGAATATCATCTTGCGCTTCTATCAAGCTTTTATGACAACTATTCTTTTCAGCACGAACGATCTCGAACAAGTTCTGTTGTTGACGGTACTTTGACTCGGACTGACGGAGTTGTTTCTTATAATCCATGATTTCCACTTGTTTCAATTTGATCTCGTTGACGTAATCGTCGatctaaatgaaaaattattatttaaattaaaatccattattttctaaaactcttaatatctcgattatttcgaaCATCTATTCTCGAAtttacgaagaagaataaaaaaagaaaaggtaaaagaaaatgtaaaagaaaggaaatgaataaaaaaagaaaaaagaaaaaaaaaagagagaacaactctctctctctctctctctctctctctctctctctctctctctctctctctctctttttctttatctttctaaagGAAGCAAACATCGTTCGATATTCTGTTCAAGTATTATCCTgtctataataatatgaagGAGGAGGTTGAGAAGGCTCTTGTATTATTCGGCTTGATATTTGGATAACGTCCTACCAAAAAGCACGTCGAAGCCCTTTTCATGGGATAGACAACCTTTTTACTCGAGCAAAGAGATCGAAAAGATTTATGAATGATATTGTGCGAGCCGGTCTTTCATTTAATCTCGAATCGGTATATCATCCTTAACGCTTAACTCGATAAAGGAAAGGCGATTTCGAAAAATCGACAGATAAGATTcgaattttccttctctctctctctctctctctctctctctctctctctctctctctcgaaatcCCACAAATCTCAACATTCCTCtctaagttttcttttctattcttttttttttttttcttcttttttttctttccttctttttcttctcttccctctttttttcggtCCATGAATAGAGAGAATCGTTACAAAGTATATtcaaataaagtatatatgtacatataaaacaGCTTCCGAGCTTTCGGCACACCGCCGCGCCCATGCttacattgtatatatgtatatatatatatatatgtatgtatatgtttgtgtgtatatgtatgtatatatatatatatatatatggcagTGATgcgttttatcgatcttacCAAACCTTCCATATTCATTCATTCCATGCTTGCTACATATTCAGAAGATTATATGAATTTACATCTTTACCGTGTATATAACgacgtatatatacgaattCTATTATTCCAAATTTTAAGCATAGAAGCATCTTCCACGAAGCGTTTAATTATGCTATTAAGGCGTCGAGTATATTACATtgtgaaattttaaaaagaaacaagaaaaaggaaaagtaatggaagagaaaaaagaaaggataaatccttgtaatacgattaaaatatgtattgcTCTGGCAAacattagatattaaaaatacatatttgatttaacaaaaaaaaaatacacacacacatatatatatatatatatatgtatatgtatcgactaacaaatttcattgtaatgaaaaattaatgaataaataaaaagaaaaaaaaaaaacaaacgaaatcattaaaaagaGATCATGTTCAAcgagaattttaatttatatatttaatgttggACTTTGTCCGAGAGCAACGATTACATGGGATTAACGAGACCATTTCTCATTCGTTGTCCATTTTAACCATTGTTGCAAATTTCAAATTCCACTTTCGTTTCAACCGATTTATTCGCCGAACGTTTCCTCGTGTTTTTTCCCAGCGTTATTTCAATGAACAATTGTCGTTcaacattattaatttttcactaTTCACATAGTCCAGACTATTGTCGAAACGTACAATTGTGTAATAATTAGAtcggaaagagaaggaaagaggatggNNNNNNNNNNaatgaaaaatgaaatatttattaatgcgACTAGTTCGAACGaccaatatattttctatgaatgcaaaattgatattttaaaaagtgacgcgtttaaattcgatatacgattaacgaataattaactgacagaaaacaaataaaaaaaaaatcacacgCATTTAAATTTACACAGATTTAcatttacttactttttcAACGAGTTCCCGCACTTCAAAATgacatctatctttctccatttcgatcgtttcgatttgttttttcaattctGTCTCCCTgaatatactattattaagCTCTCGTTCTAATTTCTTTCGGCTTAGATTGTGTACCAATATTTCGTGATTTAAAGCTTTAACTTCTTCCTTTAGATTCTCATTAGCCtttgacaaaatatttttatcgcgcATTAACGTctcgtaatatttcttatcctCCAATTGTTGCTTACGAAATATCGTTATTTCGTAATCGGCGTTCTTCACGTTCGTAATTGCTTGTTTTATATCCTGTTCGAGCTTTACTTTTTCGCAATGGagtttcaaaaatttcttctccAATATATCCTTGTCCGACTTATTTTTTGCGTTTTCCTCCTTCGTTCTACAATATCCGAAATCAACGCGAATAACGTCAACGTTTCGTTGTTATtcgagacaaaaaaaaaaaagaaaagaaaagaaaagaaagaattagaagataaaaagataagggATCAAATcgacaatattatatatcgtaatatgaaatatcttGTTGACTTTACCTGTTAAGTTCGTACTTCGTCGTTCTAAATATCTTATCCTTCTCgacaatattcttttctattgcTTCGATGTGCATGTTCGCATGCTCCAAATTTGTTCGAATAGTTAAATTTTTCGTCGTAAGCTTACTCAATTCCTTTTGCAATTTATCTTCTACTATCTTTTGCTCCTTCACCGTATTCTCCAACTTTTTAATGTTATCGGTAGCAGTTTGCAATGTTTCGTTAATGTTCTAAACGTTTCGAATAGAATTTGgaatttaatgaaatcgatcgaaatcttGATTAGTTCGAAAGTTAATTAGCCTGAATGTTCAAGCGTGAATGTTCAAATCGAAATATTCAAGTACGATATAGAAAATCAAACCTACATCGAGTTCATCGTTCTTCACAAGAAGTTCATTCTCCAAACGACGAGAATCCTCTTccgctctctcttttcctcttttttctcttgaaactTCGCTTGTACATATATCCAATGTCTCTTGCATTTCGCTGATCTTCTGATCGGCGGTAATATTCTTCATCTCGAGTTCGTCGACATATTGggacatattttttaatcgctcCTTCAACGTCGTCATCTCGcccattaatttttctctttctctcaatagGCCTTCCTTTTGTTGGCTTACTCCggatctataatttttataaatatcgtctaataataagaaaaaataaggatctataatttttataaatatcgtctaataataagaaaaaataaactcaAAGaggatgatatatatatatatatatatatatatatatatattgattacgaaataattagatattctTGACgtctcatttatatatacacacacacacacacatatatttgtatatatatgtatgtatatatatatgtatatatataatatataatgtataaatatatttgtatatatatttatgtatatatttgtgtatatatttgtatatatatatatatatgcatatatatgtatgtatatgtaatatacaatataatatacaaatatatatatatatatactataatgtataaatatatttttatgatatatatatatatatcatatcaaatatatatctatgtatgtatatatatatatatatttttatatatatatattccagcAGATTTTATTTGTACCCTTTTTCGAAACCAACGCACGTTTCCCCTGGGTTTTACGGTGCACGCGAAacgaatttaatgaaaaatactttCAATAAAATCGCTACACCCTGTTCTCATCGTTACTCATCTTGTATCCCCACTTACAAATGCTATCGAGAACGCTCAACGTTTAACAAGGAATATTAATTACCAATGTGTTTAttcttcattaataataagtgtaaaaaaattcgttttcttcgatatacGTGCGACCTCATCAAAAATCTCATCGCGatctcaaaagaaaaatgtattgatttaaaatgaattttctaaaaagtataaatattatctaacgATCAAcgagttaatttttaatcgacaaACTTACTCGTCCTCGCCAGCAAGTTGTTTGTTCTTCACTTCGATTTCACGAGCTAATTTCGTTATGTTCAATCTTAGATTGTCAATAACTTCTTGCGCGTTTTGTTCACGCGTATGAGCAGCATCCGCTAGTTTCAAAGCCTTGTCGATCTCTTGCTTAAGATTTACGATCTCGGAAGAATTAATCTCAATGGTTTTCGTTAGCTCGTTTATTTTCTGTGTGTTCTCGACTATCTCGttctaataaaatcatatgtaTGTTACGTAATATGTAAATCGTACAATGTAAATCGTCCAGAgccaaatatatattattttattaggtacgtatatattcaaatagaCTTACCGTCAACGAATTACACTTCAACGTgagttctttttcgttcttatgAGATTTATACAAGGACTCGAAAAGTCTTTTGTAATCCGTCTCGAATGCTGCTAAAGCGTTATTcgtcttcatttcttttatgatctaaaataatatatctatatgattgatgataatgaaatatacgtataatatatatatatatatatatatatataatatatatatttaaatatatataatatataataaatataatatatataataatatataataaaaatatatatataatatatataatttatatttatactgtatataatattatataataatgtaataatattagagtattgaaatcaataatatatagatataatattatcaataatactgatattgtattttaaaatatcacataatatattatataatgtcgGGATCAGACGCTCACCCTCGCATAGTCATTTTCCAAGTTACAAAACGTACTACTCGCTGAACTACCCTCGGAAGATGATTGACTACTCTCGCTTTCATCATCCTGAAAGGATCGTAAAAGTTGTCGTAAAAAAGtagtaagaaaaaagtttcctCGATCATATCATCACCTAGCCGCGCCATTGACGCGGTCGATCGTAGATCGATCCTGATTCGGCATTTCAATGTTTACATCTTTCTTATATGGCTGACCAAGCGCgcgaaaatttaatgaaattcgaaTTTAAGACATTTCTTTGGATATATTTTAACGGATCATcgagttaatattttttgtgaactattttttattgttaattattttgtaattcttgtttttctttttctttttcttttttttttctcgttttcttttcttttgctttttcattcATCAGCACAAAGTGACTAGGACTTAAAAACTTCGTTGAACTGTGCTTACCGCTCCAGTTGCGCGGTTAGGTTAAGTTACACGATATATAAGCTCAATTGTATTAacatcgaatttctttttattcttcgtactctcctccttctcttcctcttcgttcttcgtaTCGAATTCTTTCGTCATTGTTATCAGAGAAACGTACAAaagttataaatgaaaatattaaattgtacGACGATATTGGAGAAacgtgaattaaaaaaaaaaaaagagaaaaaaacaagtgaCTAATGATCCGATCgcttcgatatatcgataatgtGTCGAAGATAACTATCGAAATTATCTGTTTTGAAATTATCAAAGTTTATACTTACTCCTAAAGCGGCGTTCATTTCCATGTCCATCATGATgatctctttgtttttttattttttaaattacctgCAATTAAATTACGTATAATACATaacaaaaagtaattttttacatttttgaaATCATATAAACGGCTTacctttttaataaaaataaaaatcctaATTTGTTaggatatatgtaaaatttaattctacgttttatctttattaaatttttttcaaaggataCACGGAACAACGTTGCATATGGCACACAGTGTATATGGAGAAACGTTCGTAAAATGGATATATGCATCGTAATCTCGTTTTGTTGATTTTATGGTTTTGTTGTTTCTATGGTTACCGTGGACGATATCGTTAAATTCGTGCGTCGATGATTTCCGTCTATTGGAACCAGAAACGAATCAATATTcctgaaatttttttattgttgtataAAACAATTCTTACTCGTTATAGGTATGCTCTCTCAACGGTCGATAACTTACCGACTGATCGAAACTTCGAATATCATCCAATGATAAAACATTCATATTCGTTTTCAAAGTATTCATTACCGTATCTTTtgatcgtttttctctctttcattgcAGATCCAtcctgaaaaaagaaatttattttaatacaaaaattaaattcatgtCTCGTATAAATCGGATAAATCTCGTTGTTCCTCGTAAATCTTTAAATTCGATTGAGAAATTAgatatttctcgatcgaatctCATTCAGTAATATCCAACTTGAGACTGACTGACAGAAACGGTCtcgatttgaaattattttaaatgaagaaaattttactaGACCAATCGTATCTTCGGAACAGTACGTACCAATTGAAAACTACGCAGAATTATTCGAAAGAGATCAATCgtaatagttaataattaatgtgaAAAATTATGTCGAAAAGAATTCATTGCTTTGAAGAAATATCTAATGTTGATGAATTAcaagaatatgtatattttcatgtaattttttttatccgttaCTAATGCGTATATTCGATTATAAAGTTGGTAACATTTTTAGCGCATTTCGCAGCTGTAACCGCCATTATAAAATGATAGCACGAGTACAGAAATGCGTATGAGACATTACTGATTTCGATATGTATTTCTAAATTACATTGTTACATTAACGGACcggtagataattttttttttc
Coding sequences within:
- the LOC122629455 gene encoding cilia- and flagella-associated protein 58-like is translated as MMDMEMNAALGDDESESSQSSSEGSSASSTFCNLENDYARIIKEMKTNNALAAFETDYKRLFESLYKSHKNEKELTLKCNSLTNEIVENTQKINELTKTIEINSSEIVNLKQEIDKALKLADAAHTREQNAQEVIDNLRLNITKLAREIEVKNKQLAGEDESGVSQQKEGLLREREKLMGEMTTLKERLKNMSQYVDELEMKNITADQKISEMQETLDICTSEVSREKRGKERAEEDSRRLENELLVKNDELDNINETLQTATDNIKKLENTVKEQKIVEDKLQKELSKLTTKNLTIRTNLEHANMHIEAIEKNIVEKDKIFRTTKYELNRTKEENAKNKSDKDILEKKFLKLHCEKVKLEQDIKQAITNVKNADYEITIFRKQQLEDKKYYETLMRDKNILSKANENLKEEVKALNHEILVHNLSRKKLERELNNSIFRETELKKQIETIEMEKDRCHFEVRELVEKIDDYVNEIKLKQVEIMDYKKQLRQSESKYRQQQNLFEIVRAEKNSCHKSLIEAQDDIQELKSKLQITNQQIEQLKEDISMKEADLIKKEFVLGRTEAEKESLKVDLQSARKDISNLRGEIDQMKEEEKRLRQTIHEADRDIARHKKDIDNVMNERNILGTQLVRRNDELCLQYNRLKILNGTLQRGKQQYNERLEDIRLLKLEVNKLRTEKVLLMKSIENTSDMRHEIFHLNRNLTRERLKVMALEEEVQTPLNIHRWRKLEFSDPSAYEMLNKIQFLQKRVIKMSALIIDKEKRVQDTEKLYINLREIMARQPGPQMTIALNKTRKALRDRGNKMKCLVSELNMYEVEINEYKFDMERMSKEMCELKTKYYAQKRKLQKVKENKSKSLTEPILPALPPMKPKKFFGGGFNMTIATSRSSSILDSA